From Pseudorasbora parva isolate DD20220531a chromosome 14, ASM2467924v1, whole genome shotgun sequence:
CACAcgatacacacacaccacatcTATACACAACACATACATGACATACACACGGCATACACAcatgacatacacacacacatacattacaTACACACGGCATACACACGGCATACACACACGACACATACATTACATACACACGACACAcatgacatacacacacacacgacacacatTACATACACACAACATACACATATGACACACACATGACATACATACACGACATACATCCGACATAAACAGGGCATACACACGACATACACACGACACATACATGACAAACCCACATGACATACATACATGACATATACACGACATACATGACATATACACGACATACATGACATACACACGACATACATAAATGACATATACGACAAACACACAACATACACACCACATTTATACGACATACATGACATACACACGACATACACTCATGACATACACGGCATACACACGGCATACACACAACATATACACATGACATACATGACATACACACAACATATATACATGACATACACACGAAATATACACATGACATACACATGACATATACACATGATATACACACGACATATACACAATACATACATGACATACACGACACATACAAAACACACACGACACATACACATGACATACACACATAAGGGCGAAATGTATATTTTGTCtgtctctttaaatgcaaatgagctgctgctccccgcccccttttcagaagagggcggagcttttACAGCTAGAGTGTGGAGAAGCTCACAGGTGATGCTCAGAACATGTCCACTGACAGGTTTGCAGGTGTGCCGATGTACAGGTGTGCTGATGTACAGGTTTGCCGATGTACAGGTGTGCCGATGTACATGTGTGCTGATGTACAGGTGTACAGGTGTGCCGATGTACAGGTGTGCTGATGTACAGGTGTGCTGATGTACAGGTGTACAGGTGTGCTGATGTACAGGTGTGCTGTTGTATAGGTGTGCTGATGTACAGGTGTGCTGATGTACAGGTGTGCTGATGTACAGGTGTACAGGTGTGCTGATGTACAGGTGTGCTGATGTACAGGTGTGCTGATGTACAGGTGTGCTGATGTACAGGTGTACAGGTGTGCTGATGTACAGGTGTGCTGATGTACAGGTGTGCTGATGTACAGGTGTACAGGTGTGCTGATGTACAGGTGTGCTGATGTACAGGTGTACAGGTGTGCTGATGTACAGGTGTACAGGTGTGCTGATGTACAGGTGTGCTGATATACAGGTGTACAGGTGTGCTGATATACAGGTGTGCTGATGTACAGGTGTACAGGTGTACAGGTGTGCTGATGTACAGGTGTACCGGTGTACAGGTGTGCTGATATACAGGTGTACAGGTGTGCTAGTGTACAGGTGTGCTGATATACAGGTGTACAGGTGTGCTGATGTACAGGTGTGCTGATGTACAGGTGTGCTGATGTACAGGTGTACCGGTGTACAGGTGTGCTGATGTACAGGTGTACCGGTGTACAGGTGTGCTGATATACAGGTGTACAGGTGTGCTGATGTACAGGTGTACCGGTGTACAGGTGTGCTGATGTACAGGTGTACCGGTGTACAGGTGTGCTGATGTACAGGTGTACCGGTGTACAGGTGTGCTGATGTACAGGTGTACCGGTGTACAGGTGTGCTGATATACAGGTGTACAGGTGTGCTGATATACAGGTGTACAGGTGTGCTAGTGTACAGGTGTGCTGATGTACAGGTGTACCGGTGTGCTGATATACAGGTGTACAGGTGTGCTGATGTACAGGTGTACCGGTGTACCGGTGTACAGGTGTGTGTGCTCACCGATGCGCGGCTCCAGCAGGTGAAACAGAGACAAACTCTCGGCTGTGATATCCGTGTGACGGCCCACCTGTGAGAGCGCGAGAGGGAAAGAGGATAAGCTCACCAAAACAAATTAGGTTGAGGGagcattccaggatttttctcctcataatggacttcaatgggaaccaacagctgaaggtccaaatcactgcagcttcagaggctctgatgAGCCCAGAGGAACAGAGTCTGATCCAGACAAACCATCACACATTTACAACACATTTATATGCACTTTCTAACCTGAAATATTCAACTTCGGTGTTGTTCTCCTTACCGGTgtatgacgtcatcacgtcggaaAGGTCATGTGACGCAGGTGGAAGTGCCGACCAAGTGTTAAAACGAGCATGCAAACACTAAATCAAACTGCCTTTACATAAATAAAGGAGAAACTACGACAACGGATGACTTTAAAGATGGAGAACATGAATGGAGTTTTACGGCACTTCCTCCTGCGTCATGTGACCTTTCCGACGTGATGATGTCATACACCGGGAAGAAGAACAGCACAGAAGTCGAACATTTCAGGTTAAAAgtgtataaatgtttattactgtagtaaatgtgtgatggtttgtctggatcagaccctattcctctgggctcatcagagcctctgaagctgcagtgatttggaccttcagccgtTTGAGGTCCATTGAAGCCtatgaggagaaaaatcctggaatgttttcctcaaccTAATTTCtcttcgactgaagaaagacagACATGGGATGAGATGTGGATGATGAGATGTTGATTTGGGTCTCACGTTCCACTGCAGGATGGCGGGCGGCACCACGGCACACGGGCCCAGAACTCGGTTCCCGCTGATGTTGAAGCCGTTTGGGCTGTAGCTGTAGATGATGGCGGCTCCATCCGCCTCCTTCTGCATCACCGACACCGAGGTCCGCTGGTACAGCTCATCATCAGCCGGACCGAGCCTGTGTTCACGCGCCGGGGATGCTCtatacacgcacgcacgcacgcacgcacgcacacaccacacgcacgtgcacacacacgcacgcacgcacgcacgcacacacgcatgcacgcacacacaagaTAGTTGTAAAGGttttacaggtgtccaacgacatgcggctgagtaattaatgaataattttcatttttgggtgaactaaccctttaagggttaaacgcagcgcagcgctgttttatccTCTCACACAtgtgagtgtgttaaagtgatgttataaCGCTACTATGAGCCACTAGTTCCCACTGCGGTGAGCGAGATCCTATCAGGCGGTAACACACGGCACTCTGAGCGGTAAATCACCaacagcagatttaaacaataagactaactgtgctGAGCTGGAGGacaatcattagtttctgtccatcaatgatccaaacagtgtctaataaaacacatcagatattaaagcggcgatagtgttgccatggttactacacaataACACCGGACGGGATGATGATGTCACTGAtaggcgacacacacacacatacgggCCGTGTCCCGGTTAAAATCACGGATTTTAACATTTTTGGACACATTTGGGATACAAGTCAACACATAACACTGTTTTAGTGGCTTTTAGATATTTTAATCTTACATATTACTCATTATTTGATCAGACATGATTTTTAATATCTTTATAGaacatttaattacttatttatATAAAGATTACTTTTATTTCAGGGATAGCTAGACGGAAATGCTAATTGGACCTAAGGTCATGTGACCATGCGTACAGTACATACTAAACAATATCCAGTACACTAGAGTGCCTCAAACACATGCTCTAATCTGCAGAAGAAGCGCGTTTACCGGGAGAGCACCGGGAGAAGCCTCGCGCCGAGCCGCAGTCCGTGAACGCATCCCGGGGATAGAGCCCTCGCGACGCTCGCGGCAGCCATGATGACGCACGGACACATTTAACTGGCACACACAACATCCGCCCCTGCGCACCTCTGCGCTAAATATCTAACAGCGTACTTCTGTCTATCACTGTGTTCACTATATTCGCGTTTCAGTTtacaattgttttatttaagtaataattaaacacaacaataacaataacaataataataataataactctgTGATTGATGTGAAACTGCAGAGACTCGGAGCGCGATTATTTTTCCTGGAGGGCGCGTGACCGCGTATTATGATCGCGCTGTGACTCTGCGCCATTACCGCGGGACGGACGCGTCGGTGTGTCGGTGATGTATCGCTCTCTGTTCGCCTTCAGCTCCGCGGAACGCAACGCGCTGCGCTTCCCCGCGGGAGACGCGTTCCTCATCCTCGAGCGCAGCAGCGCGCACTGGTGGCTCGCGACGCGCTGCAGCTCCGGCGAGACGGGATACATCCCGGCCTCTTACATCGAGAAGataccggtgtgtgtgtgtgtgtgtgtgtgtgtgtgtgtgtgtgtgtgtgtgtgtgtgtgtgtgtgtgtgtgtttgatgtcaATTCAACTTAGATCATTTGTCAACATGCATGCATAAACAGAACATGATCTGTTATTtaaggggggaaaaaatgaatatttttctGCACATTCTGCAGAAATCAGAGCTCGGCTGGTTCACATCGGCAGGCAGAGAGTCGTTTTACTGCGTCTCACCCTATAtatacaccacacacacacacacacacacacacactgtgacgCATATAGAGGAGCAGCAGTGAGGCGGACAGTATAGAAGGCAACACCTGCAGAACTCAGACTGTGGGCTCAGTAGTCAGGGCAGTGACTCCGGATaggtgccctgactagtggactagtgagatgattgagacgctcCCTGTGTGTCTGAACTGAGTCTGAGTGAGGAGATTAATCTCTGATCTCTGATGAAGCTGATGCCATCTgctcgcgtgtgtgtgtgtgtgtgtgtgtgtgtgtgtgtgtgtgtgtgtgtcgtctcTTCAGGCTCCGGAGCAGGACGAGGTGCTGCAGTCCATCGATCGAGCCATTGAGGCCATTCATAATGTGGCCATGACCAATGGAGGAAAATATAACCTGGAGCAGAGAGACGTCCTGCAGTGAGTAACACACACTGACGGaaaacactgactgaacacactgatgaacactgaacacactgatgaacactgaacacactgactgaacacactgaacatactcactgaacacacactgactgaacacactgactgaacacactgactgaacactgagCACACTGACTGAACATACTGACggaacacactgactgaacacactgacggaaaacactgactgaacacactgatgaacactgaacacactgatgaacactgaacacactgatgaacactgaacacactgatgaacactgaacacactgatgaacactgaacacactgactgaacacactgatgaacactgaacacactgactgaacacactGAACATACTCACTGAGCACACTGACTGAACATACTGACggaacacactgactgaacacactgactgaacacactGATCACACTGATGAACACTGTACACACTGatgaacactgaacacactgactgaacacactgaacatactcactgaacacacactgactgaacacactgactgaacacactgactgaacactgagCACACTGACTGAACATACTGACGGAACACACTGACGGaaaacactgactgaacacactgatgaacactgaacacactgaTGAACACTGAactcactgaacacacactgactgaacacactgactgaacactgagCACACTGACTGAACATACTGACggaacacactgactgaacacactgactgaacataCTGACggaacacactgactgaacacactgactgaacacactGAACATACTCACTGAACATactcactgaacacacactgactgaacacactgactgaacactgagCACACTGACTGAACATACTGACggaacacactgactgaacacactGAACATACTCACTGAACACACGCTGACtgaacacactgactgaacactgagCACACTGACTGAACATACTGACggaacacactgactgaacactgaacacactgactgaacacactgactgaacactgaacacacactgactgaacacactgactgaacacactgactgaacactgaacacacactgactgaacacactgactgaacactgaacacacactgccggaacacactgactgaacactgaacacactgactgaacacactgactgaacacactgattgaacactgaacacactgactgaacactgacggaacacactgactgaacacactgattgaacactgaacacactgaGTGAACACTGACggaacacactgactgaacacactGATGGAACACTAACGGAACTCACTGACGgaacactgactgaacacactgactgaacactgaaaacacactgactgaacactgaacacacactgactgaacacagaacacactgactgaacagtgaacacactgactgaacagtGAACACACATTGActgaacactgaacacacactgactgaacacactgactgaccactgaacacacactgccggaacacactgactgaacactgaACACTGACGGAACACACTGATTgaacactgaacacactgactgaacacactgacggaaaacactgactgaacacactgatgaacactgaacacactgatgaacactgaacacactgactgaacacactgatgaacactgaacacactgactgaacacactGAACATACTCACTGAGCACACTGACTGAACATACTGACggaacacactgactgaacacactgactgaacacactGATCACACTGATGAACACTGTACACACTGatgaacactgaacacactgactgaacacactgaacatactcactgaacacacactgactgaacacactgactgaacacactgactgaacactgagCACACTGACTGAACATGCTGACGGAACACACTGACGGaaaacactgactgaacacactgatgaacactgaacacactgatgaacactgaacacactgactgaacacactgaacatactcactgaacacacactgactgaacactgagCACACTGACTGAACATACTGACggaacacactgactgaacacactgactgaacataCTGACggaacacactgactgaacacactgactgaacacactGAACATACTCACTGAACATactcactgaacacacactgactgaacacactgactgaacactgagCACACTGACTGAACATACTGACggaacacactgactgaacacactg
This genomic window contains:
- the ndufaf3 gene encoding NADH dehydrogenase [ubiquinone] 1 alpha subcomplex assembly factor 3 yields the protein MCPCVIMAAASVARALSPGCVHGLRLGARLLPVLSRASPAREHRLGPADDELYQRTSVSVMQKEADGAAIIYSYSPNGFNISGNRVLGPCAVVPPAILQWNVGRHTDITAESLSLFHLLEPRIEVLVVGTGARTERLDPDVLDFLRKKGIAVEVQDTANACATFNFLSSERRLVAAALIPPPASSAGQ